In Miscanthus floridulus cultivar M001 chromosome 5, ASM1932011v1, whole genome shotgun sequence, one genomic interval encodes:
- the LOC136451109 gene encoding two-component response regulator ORR4-like, with protein MTVVDAESRFHVLAVDDSIVDRKLIEMLLKNSSYHVTTVDSGSKALELLGLRDNDAEDASSPSSSSPDQQEIDVNLIITDYCMPGMTGYDLLKRVKGSSSLKDIPVVIMSSENVPARISRCLEDGAEEFFLKPVKLADMKKLESHLLKRKQPKKPQAQAVEPEQQLDPHTQPAQEPEESAAEPVVAVSNGTAVGDCNGGNKRKAVAMEQQPEEGLTVTVTVPESTKPRLSTSSLAVET; from the exons ATGACGGTGGTGGATGCCGAGTCGCGGTTCCATGTCCTCGCGGTGGACGACAGCATCGTCGACAGGAAGCTCATCGAGATGCTCCTCAAGAACTCGTCCTACCACG TGACCACGGTCGATTCCGGGAGCAAGGCGCTGGAGCTGCTGGGGCTGAGGGACAACGACGCGGAGGACGCATCGTCGCCGTCGTCCTCCTCCCCTGACCAGCAG GAGATCGATGTGAATCTCATCATCACTGACTACTGCATGCCAGGCATGACAGGATACGATCTGCTCAAGAGGGTGAAG GGGTCCTCCTCGCTCAAGGACATTCCTGTGGTGATCATGTCGTCTGAGAATGTGCCTGCCCGGATCAGCAG GTGCTTGGAAGATGGCGCAGAGGAGTTCTTCCTGAAGCCCGTGAAGCTGGCCGACATGAAGAAGCTCGAGTCACACCTGCTGAAACGGAAGCAGCCCAAGAAGCCTCAGGCGCAGGCGGTGGAGCCTGAGCAGCAGCTGGACCCGCACACGCAGCCGGCGCAGGAGCCGGAGGAATCGGCGGCAGAGCCAGTGGTGGCCGTATCTAATGGAACCGCCGTCGGCGACTGCAACGGCGGCAACAAGAGGAAGGCGGTGGCcatggagcagcagccggaggaggGGCTGACCGTGACGGTGACGGTGCCAGAGAGCACCAAGCCGAGGCTGTCGACGAGCAGCCTGGCGGTGGAGACCTGA